A portion of the Intestinibacillus sp. Marseille-P6563 genome contains these proteins:
- a CDS encoding GntR family transcriptional regulator, translating into MYKSRGSLIQSIYEDILGRVLSGQLAAGERISESRLAAELSVSRTPVHTALQQLAKDGLINLSPNSSAHVASYSRQDIHDIGTLRLSLDDMAVRLAMLYGSQSDFLALKKLATDCERGMLTGDDHLRRTADCDFHLLLAKISRNALLLQFQTEMYKRVNFILLTQRDVVVNRSIHVREHFDLIDAIAQHDAKRAHAIITHHLVSFYDLEDQYPPNFFLSGRI; encoded by the coding sequence ATGTACAAATCGCGCGGCTCCCTCATCCAATCCATCTATGAGGATATTCTGGGCCGCGTCCTCAGCGGCCAACTGGCCGCCGGAGAGCGCATCTCCGAAAGCCGGCTGGCCGCCGAGCTTTCGGTCAGCCGTACCCCGGTCCACACGGCCCTCCAGCAGCTGGCCAAAGATGGCCTGATCAATCTATCCCCCAACAGCAGCGCCCATGTGGCCAGCTATTCCCGGCAGGACATTCACGACATCGGCACCCTGCGTCTATCGCTGGACGACATGGCGGTACGGCTGGCCATGCTGTATGGCAGTCAGTCGGATTTTCTGGCGCTGAAAAAGCTGGCGACCGATTGTGAACGCGGTATGCTGACCGGCGACGATCATTTGCGCCGCACTGCCGACTGCGATTTTCACTTGCTGCTGGCCAAAATCAGCCGCAACGCCTTACTGCTGCAATTCCAGACCGAAATGTACAAGCGTGTCAATTTTATCCTGCTGACCCAGCGCGATGTGGTCGTCAACCGCTCCATCCATGTACGGGAGCATTTTGACCTCATCGACGCTATCGCCCAGCATGATGCCAAACGCGCCCATGCCATTATCACCCATCATCTGGTCTCTTTTTACGATTTGGAGGACCAATATCCACCCAACTTCTTTTTGTCTGGCCGGATTTGA
- a CDS encoding arylsulfatase, translating to MNKRFWQRGVALGTAATMVAGLAACGDNNPKNSAADGAGLSSTAEKPNVVYIVLDDVGFGDLGCYGSSINTPNMDMLAQNGIQYTNYMTSPMSSPSRASMLTGFESNFVGMGTVADISLGDVVPNMSGSVRPECGFITHSLQENGYETMALGKWHLASYDNFMPEGDHSEWPQQHGFDKNYNYVGSQTNQFSPGGMIEGDEYVVPDTSDPDYHLTSDLFNKTLEYIDETPDDEPFFAYVALGAMHGPFNVTQEYIDKYDGVFDEGWDVEREKIFARQKELGIFPEDAEMPKGSDKVPAWDSLTDMEKEVARKHMEVYAGFLEHTDAQLGKFLDELKERGEYDNTMFVLVSDNGANSNGGAQGSFAHDAENIYQRTIEEQYALLDQFGSEQYGTQYNSGWAMASNTPFQHFKTNAHYGGIRTTCIVSWANGIQEPGRLCSDLITVSDIAPTVLEVTGTERLTQVNGVDQLEMQGISFADTFASSGPRENPRTSYSLMMFKDRCYTNDGYTIVTNPKTSEWELYGAVNDPTQMHNLAAEKPEIVEKLAKEFETVQAEDMNARNLLIDIVQGVEPEKLVELYGTPAQELLAYMQNGTMPTSAEALQCLQIIQAATFVPEGGGGYAGVGTSWYRSPDNPQSAKDYVYKIEDGPFYSLAGAPTVNVSYTISTQIETDGKDEGVIYANGGVDGGYVIYMKDGKLVYENNYVGNRQKLVSSKPVPSGTVDVEVEYQKKNYYSGTAILKMNGEEVARQDIKHLSIFVSYDYTSIGADVGSKVSNDYTDDFEFTGSVSEVKVHLGDDLWK from the coding sequence GTGAACAAAAGATTTTGGCAAAGAGGCGTTGCGCTGGGCACAGCGGCAACGATGGTGGCAGGTTTGGCGGCCTGCGGGGACAACAATCCAAAGAATTCGGCCGCAGATGGCGCCGGCCTGAGCAGCACGGCGGAAAAGCCCAATGTGGTCTATATTGTGCTCGATGACGTCGGGTTCGGTGATTTGGGCTGCTATGGTTCGTCCATCAATACGCCCAATATGGACATGCTGGCGCAGAACGGCATTCAGTATACCAATTATATGACCAGCCCCATGAGTTCGCCCAGCCGTGCGTCCATGCTGACAGGTTTTGAGTCCAACTTCGTGGGAATGGGTACCGTTGCGGATATCTCGCTGGGCGATGTTGTCCCGAATATGAGCGGCTCGGTGCGTCCGGAATGCGGCTTTATTACCCATAGCTTGCAGGAAAATGGCTATGAAACCATGGCGCTGGGCAAATGGCATCTGGCATCCTATGATAATTTTATGCCCGAAGGCGATCACAGCGAATGGCCGCAGCAGCATGGCTTTGATAAGAACTACAACTATGTCGGCAGCCAGACCAACCAGTTCAGCCCCGGCGGCATGATCGAAGGCGATGAATATGTGGTGCCGGATACATCCGACCCCGATTATCACCTGACGAGCGATCTGTTCAATAAAACGCTGGAATACATCGATGAAACACCGGACGACGAACCGTTCTTCGCCTATGTAGCGCTGGGCGCAATGCACGGCCCGTTCAATGTCACGCAAGAATATATCGACAAGTATGACGGTGTATTTGATGAAGGCTGGGATGTAGAACGCGAAAAGATTTTCGCCCGGCAGAAGGAACTGGGCATCTTCCCGGAAGATGCTGAGATGCCTAAGGGCAGCGATAAGGTCCCGGCTTGGGATTCGCTGACCGATATGGAAAAGGAAGTTGCACGCAAGCATATGGAAGTATATGCGGGCTTCCTGGAACATACGGATGCACAGTTGGGCAAGTTCCTGGACGAACTGAAGGAACGCGGCGAGTATGATAACACCATGTTCGTTCTCGTATCCGATAACGGCGCCAATTCCAACGGCGGTGCGCAGGGCAGCTTTGCACACGATGCAGAAAACATTTATCAGCGTACGATCGAAGAGCAGTATGCTCTGCTTGATCAGTTTGGCTCTGAACAGTACGGCACCCAGTACAACAGCGGCTGGGCAATGGCTTCCAATACACCGTTCCAGCACTTTAAGACCAATGCGCATTATGGCGGCATCCGCACTACGTGCATCGTCAGCTGGGCCAATGGCATTCAGGAGCCGGGCCGGTTGTGCAGCGATTTGATTACGGTTTCCGACATTGCACCGACCGTGCTTGAAGTGACCGGAACCGAGCGGCTGACCCAGGTCAATGGCGTCGATCAGCTGGAAATGCAGGGCATCAGCTTTGCCGATACCTTTGCGTCGAGCGGACCGCGGGAAAATCCGCGCACTTCGTATTCGCTGATGATGTTTAAGGACCGTTGCTATACCAACGATGGCTATACGATTGTCACCAACCCCAAGACCAGCGAGTGGGAACTGTATGGTGCCGTAAACGATCCGACGCAGATGCACAATCTGGCGGCTGAAAAGCCGGAGATCGTCGAAAAGCTGGCCAAGGAGTTTGAAACCGTCCAGGCAGAGGATATGAATGCCCGTAACCTGCTGATCGATATCGTGCAGGGCGTTGAACCGGAAAAGCTCGTAGAACTGTACGGCACACCGGCACAGGAACTGCTGGCATACATGCAGAACGGCACCATGCCCACTTCGGCGGAAGCGCTGCAATGCTTGCAGATCATCCAGGCTGCGACCTTTGTACCGGAGGGCGGCGGCGGATATGCCGGTGTCGGCACCTCGTGGTATCGTTCGCCGGACAATCCGCAGAGCGCCAAGGACTATGTATATAAGATCGAAGATGGCCCGTTCTATTCGCTCGCGGGCGCACCGACGGTCAACGTTTCCTATACCATTTCGACCCAAATCGAAACCGACGGCAAGGATGAAGGTGTTATTTACGCCAACGGCGGCGTAGACGGCGGCTATGTCATCTATATGAAGGACGGCAAGCTGGTCTATGAAAATAACTATGTCGGCAACCGCCAGAAGCTGGTTTCGAGCAAGCCGGTTCCGAGCGGCACGGTAGATGTGGAAGTAGAATATCAGAAAAAGAATTATTACTCGGGCACAGCCATCCTGAAAATGAATGGCGAAGAAGTCGCCCGTCAGGACATCAAGCACCTTTCGATTTTTGTATCCTACGACTATACCAGCATCGGCGCTGATGTAGGTTCGAAGGTAAGCAATGACTACACCGATGATTTCGAGTTTACCGGCTCGGTATCTGAAGTGAAGGTCCACTTGGGCGATGACCTGTGGAAGTAA
- a CDS encoding GntR family transcriptional regulator, translating into MSKRNVGLSEPAYKHILELIMTKRLMPGDRIPETRIAEEFNISRTPVRDAMRQLSNEGLIEIFPNRFAQVKVYGDDAIQEIGTVRVALDTMSVKLAGLYGSRADFLHLLELAEQCSEASAQGDGEKRRVYDSNYHLELARIAGNSLLYKFQKELQLRVQFIQLHHPNPVENETLHLRQHKEIAEALMEHDEKRALSLICSHLTSFYNLKQTYPENFFQMML; encoded by the coding sequence ATGTCCAAACGCAATGTTGGTTTGAGTGAACCAGCCTATAAACACATATTGGAACTCATCATGACCAAGCGACTGATGCCCGGCGACCGTATCCCCGAAACCCGTATCGCAGAAGAATTCAACATCAGCCGCACCCCAGTCCGCGACGCCATGCGCCAACTCAGCAATGAAGGGTTGATCGAGATCTTCCCCAACCGCTTTGCCCAGGTGAAAGTGTACGGGGACGATGCCATTCAGGAGATCGGCACCGTGCGTGTGGCTCTGGATACCATGTCGGTCAAGCTAGCTGGCCTGTATGGCAGCCGCGCGGATTTTTTACATCTGCTGGAGCTGGCCGAACAATGCAGCGAGGCTTCCGCCCAGGGCGATGGCGAAAAACGCCGGGTCTATGACAGCAACTACCATCTAGAGCTGGCGCGTATTGCAGGCAATTCCCTGCTCTACAAGTTCCAGAAGGAATTGCAGCTTCGGGTGCAGTTTATTCAGCTGCATCACCCCAACCCGGTTGAAAATGAAACCCTGCACCTGCGGCAGCACAAAGAGATTGCCGAAGCGCTGATGGAGCACGATGAAAAACGTGCATTGTCCCTCATTTGCAGCCATCTGACGTCGTTCTACAATCTCAAGCAGACGTATCCGGAAAATTTCTTTCAAATGATGCTCTAA
- a CDS encoding SDR family NAD(P)-dependent oxidoreductase, whose protein sequence is MDLKLNGKLALVTGSSAGIGKGIAKCLLQEGATVFINGRNADALAKTAEELSAFGPCHMAVGDLGTAEGAQAVIDAVDQFGELDILVGNMGTYKGTPFAEISDEEWEWMMNINLLSQVRMCRHFLPKMLERNRGRIVLIASECGIKPLTDMVHYSVSKTAVIGLARALAETTKGTKVAVNSLLPGLTWTENTAAYQTDRARREGKDLDQAIKEYFVTYEPTQLLQRITTVEEIASTVVYYCSEVSAATNGATIRAEGGLIRSI, encoded by the coding sequence ATGGATCTCAAACTAAACGGAAAACTCGCCTTGGTCACCGGCTCTTCGGCCGGCATCGGTAAGGGCATTGCCAAATGTCTGCTCCAGGAAGGCGCTACCGTATTTATCAATGGCCGCAACGCCGACGCGCTGGCCAAAACCGCCGAAGAATTGTCCGCTTTTGGCCCCTGCCACATGGCAGTTGGCGACCTGGGCACCGCAGAAGGCGCACAGGCAGTCATCGACGCGGTGGACCAGTTCGGCGAGCTGGATATTTTAGTCGGCAATATGGGCACCTATAAAGGCACTCCCTTTGCCGAGATTTCGGACGAAGAATGGGAATGGATGATGAACATCAATCTGCTTTCGCAGGTGCGCATGTGCCGCCATTTTCTGCCGAAAATGTTGGAACGCAATCGCGGCCGCATTGTGCTGATCGCCAGCGAATGCGGTATCAAGCCCTTGACCGATATGGTGCATTACAGCGTTTCCAAAACCGCTGTCATCGGTCTGGCCCGTGCACTGGCTGAAACCACGAAGGGTACCAAAGTGGCGGTCAATTCGCTGCTGCCCGGCCTGACCTGGACCGAAAACACGGCCGCTTATCAGACCGACCGCGCCCGGCGCGAAGGCAAAGATTTGGATCAGGCGATTAAGGAATACTTTGTCACCTACGAACCCACCCAGCTTCTCCAGCGCATCACCACAGTGGAAGAAATTGCATCCACGGTTGTCTACTACTGTTCGGAAGTGTCTGCGGCGACCAACGGCGCGACCATCCGCGCAGAAGGCGGACTCATTCGTAGCATTTAA
- a CDS encoding 6-pyruvoyl trahydropterin synthase family protein, which produces MRSITTLDLQYAHRFYGFKGEAQYLHGHTGVLTIEVEDSVNAGVNMVFPCNEIQKTAWEVLKNFDHALILREDDPLLPAILGVYEQQGIRNGAPNNVMKGPAFQTDLATAYPECRLVVTKETMTVEGMIKIVYDLLKDKLNIVKLTFTSGVNAASEEYKPQLQVERCPLCGIALNENGVCPKCGYKKN; this is translated from the coding sequence ATGAGGAGTATCACGACATTAGACCTGCAATATGCACACCGTTTTTATGGTTTTAAGGGCGAAGCCCAGTACCTGCATGGACATACCGGCGTTTTGACGATTGAAGTAGAGGACTCGGTCAACGCTGGCGTCAATATGGTTTTCCCGTGTAATGAAATTCAGAAAACCGCATGGGAAGTTCTGAAGAATTTTGACCATGCGCTCATCCTGCGGGAAGACGATCCGCTGCTGCCGGCCATTCTGGGCGTTTATGAGCAGCAGGGCATCCGCAATGGCGCCCCCAATAACGTGATGAAGGGTCCGGCTTTCCAGACCGACTTGGCAACCGCTTATCCGGAGTGCCGTCTGGTTGTCACCAAGGAAACCATGACCGTCGAGGGCATGATCAAAATCGTATACGACCTGCTCAAGGATAAGCTCAATATCGTCAAGCTGACCTTTACCAGTGGCGTCAATGCAGCTTCGGAAGAGTACAAACCCCAGCTTCAGGTCGAGCGTTGCCCGCTGTGCGGCATTGCGCTGAACGAAAACGGCGTATGCCCGAAGTGCGGCTACAAGAAAAACTAA
- a CDS encoding transketolase, giving the protein MNQDNQIRTFAAQIRMTTLRGLHKLGAGHIGGSMSMADLMAVLYSGVMQVDPHNPGWEDRDWLVVSKGHCGPAVYATLALRGFFPMEEIETINQPGTRLPSHCDRNKTPGIDMSTGSLGQGMSTALGVAWGNRYRGKSNYTYLILGDGECDEGQVWEGALCAHQQKLDHLIAFVDFNRKQLDGYTEDVCDLGDLRGKFEMFGWDAQQVNGHDPAAIRAAIEQAKATPGKPHMIVLQTEKGKGCTFAEGVLYNHYIKFTEEQYQQAVDALQQQIDAMAGGEA; this is encoded by the coding sequence ATGAACCAAGACAACCAGATCCGAACCTTTGCCGCGCAGATTCGGATGACCACCCTGCGCGGACTCCATAAATTGGGTGCCGGCCACATCGGCGGCTCGATGTCCATGGCCGACCTGATGGCGGTTCTGTACAGCGGCGTGATGCAGGTCGACCCGCACAACCCGGGTTGGGAAGACCGCGACTGGCTGGTCGTTTCCAAAGGCCATTGCGGCCCGGCCGTCTATGCCACCCTGGCGCTGCGTGGTTTCTTCCCGATGGAGGAAATCGAAACCATCAACCAGCCGGGTACCCGCCTGCCGAGCCACTGCGACCGCAATAAGACGCCCGGCATCGATATGAGCACCGGCTCGCTCGGCCAGGGCATGTCCACCGCGCTGGGTGTTGCCTGGGGCAACCGCTACCGCGGTAAGAGCAACTATACCTATTTAATCCTCGGCGACGGCGAATGCGACGAAGGCCAGGTTTGGGAAGGCGCCCTGTGTGCCCACCAGCAAAAGCTCGACCATCTGATCGCTTTTGTCGATTTTAACCGCAAGCAGCTGGATGGCTATACCGAAGATGTTTGCGATCTGGGCGACCTGCGCGGCAAGTTTGAGATGTTCGGCTGGGACGCGCAGCAGGTGAACGGTCATGACCCGGCTGCCATCCGGGCCGCCATCGAACAGGCCAAGGCCACACCGGGCAAGCCGCATATGATCGTCTTGCAGACCGAAAAGGGCAAGGGCTGCACCTTTGCCGAAGGGGTTCTGTACAACCACTACATTAAATTCACCGAAGAACAATATCAGCAGGCCGTCGACGCCCTCCAGCAGCAGATCGATGCGATGGCCGGAGGGGAGGCGTAA
- a CDS encoding 4-hydroxybutyrate dehydrogenase produces MFQFSLPASIKGYDTFAEFAQAEQIQSTDLLITNRFIYEPFMQACGLPCPVLFQEEYGAGEPNDQMIDAIRAKIPADTGRIIAVGGGTVIDIAKVLTFVGDWSAEDIFTGRVVPEKARRLTVIPTTCGTGSEVTNVTICELKNLRTKKGLALDTMYADEAVLIPEMVRTLPYKFFATSSIDALIHAVESYLSPKAVAHSKIYSEKAIEMIVSAYRAVAANGAESWKDHAADFLTASNFAGIAFGYAGCAAVHALSYPLGGAYHIPHGEANQLMFAEVLRTYRKKQPVGRLNDLEALFGRVLDVEPAQALDTLYRLMETILPRKPLKEYGMKPEEFPQFADSVIEGQQRLLKNNYTPLTREDMIDIYNACY; encoded by the coding sequence ATGTTCCAGTTTTCTTTGCCAGCCTCGATCAAAGGCTATGATACTTTCGCCGAGTTCGCACAGGCCGAACAAATACAGTCCACCGACCTGCTGATCACCAACCGCTTCATTTATGAGCCGTTCATGCAGGCATGCGGCCTGCCCTGCCCGGTGCTGTTCCAGGAAGAATACGGCGCCGGAGAGCCGAACGACCAGATGATCGATGCCATCCGGGCTAAGATCCCGGCAGACACCGGCCGCATCATCGCCGTCGGCGGCGGCACGGTCATCGACATCGCCAAGGTGCTCACCTTTGTGGGCGACTGGTCGGCTGAGGACATCTTCACCGGCCGGGTGGTACCCGAAAAGGCACGGCGGTTGACCGTCATCCCGACCACCTGCGGCACTGGTTCGGAAGTGACCAATGTCACCATCTGTGAGCTGAAGAACCTGCGCACCAAAAAGGGTCTGGCGCTCGACACCATGTACGCCGACGAAGCGGTGCTCATCCCCGAGATGGTACGCACGCTGCCCTATAAATTCTTTGCAACGAGTTCGATCGATGCGCTCATCCACGCCGTGGAATCGTATCTGTCACCCAAGGCGGTTGCGCATAGCAAGATCTACTCGGAAAAGGCCATTGAAATGATCGTTTCGGCCTACCGGGCGGTGGCAGCCAACGGGGCTGAGAGCTGGAAGGACCATGCAGCTGATTTCCTGACCGCTTCCAACTTTGCTGGTATCGCGTTTGGCTACGCAGGCTGCGCAGCTGTTCATGCGCTCAGCTATCCGCTTGGCGGCGCATACCACATCCCGCACGGCGAAGCCAACCAGCTGATGTTTGCCGAAGTGCTGCGGACCTACCGTAAAAAGCAGCCGGTCGGCCGGCTCAACGATCTGGAAGCCCTGTTCGGCCGGGTGCTGGACGTCGAACCCGCCCAAGCGCTCGATACGCTGTACCGCCTGATGGAAACCATCCTGCCGCGCAAGCCGCTCAAGGAATACGGTATGAAGCCCGAAGAATTCCCGCAGTTTGCCGACAGCGTGATCGAAGGCCAGCAGCGACTGCTGAAAAACAATTACACCCCGCTGACCCGCGAGGATATGATCGATATTTACAATGCGTGCTATTAA
- a CDS encoding DUF1254 domain-containing protein — MKKTISLLLSILMLTYSLTACSQSDPASSGATKTDALTDEEIVALAEEAYTYCFPLVLTEMTKQQVTNVAEPMDTAYAPVNQFGHKTSFPDPTFKEVVRPNLDTLYSSAFLDVGEEPIVLSLPEMGDRYYLMPMLDAWSEVFASPGTRTNGGKAETYLIASQDWEGEVPEGMTKLEAPTDMVWIIGRTMVNGNDDLAAANEAQQQYQLVPLSQWGSEYVPEKNTVDTSRKAGAPKNLVLDMSIDDFFNLANELMVDNPPHDSDGELIARLEKIGVGPGLQFSSTQYSESVQEALGQMGAELTKEWMELDYSEYERVDDNWTYSLLRGNFDNNYLYRAYIALAAFGTNVPEDAIYPNSYVDADGDTLTGENQYRIHFEKDQLPPAKAFWSLTAYDTDGFLADNADQKYAVKSTDDLYYNPDGSLDIYIQTEKPEGEQGKNWLPVNPATFTLHMRVYWPTDEALEGNWDIPPLEKVSE, encoded by the coding sequence ATGAAAAAAACGATTTCCCTTTTGCTGTCGATTCTCATGCTGACCTATTCCTTAACAGCATGCAGCCAAAGCGATCCTGCGAGCAGCGGTGCCACCAAGACGGATGCTTTGACCGATGAAGAGATTGTGGCTTTGGCAGAGGAGGCATATACCTATTGCTTCCCGTTGGTCCTGACCGAGATGACAAAACAGCAGGTGACCAACGTGGCAGAACCGATGGATACGGCCTATGCGCCGGTCAATCAGTTTGGGCACAAAACTTCTTTTCCCGATCCTACCTTTAAAGAAGTCGTGCGCCCCAATCTGGATACGCTCTATTCTTCGGCATTTCTGGATGTCGGGGAGGAGCCAATCGTCCTTTCCCTGCCGGAAATGGGGGATCGTTACTATTTAATGCCTATGCTGGATGCCTGGTCGGAAGTGTTTGCATCGCCCGGCACCCGCACGAACGGCGGAAAAGCGGAAACCTATTTGATCGCCAGCCAGGACTGGGAGGGTGAAGTTCCAGAAGGCATGACCAAGCTGGAAGCACCGACCGACATGGTTTGGATCATTGGACGCACCATGGTCAACGGGAACGATGACCTGGCTGCCGCAAACGAAGCGCAGCAGCAATATCAGCTGGTTCCGCTGAGCCAATGGGGCAGCGAATATGTGCCGGAGAAAAATACCGTGGATACCAGCCGGAAGGCAGGCGCCCCGAAAAATCTGGTTCTGGATATGTCGATCGACGACTTTTTCAATCTGGCCAATGAACTGATGGTCGATAATCCGCCGCACGATTCGGATGGAGAGCTCATCGCGCGGCTGGAAAAGATCGGCGTCGGCCCTGGACTGCAATTCTCGTCTACACAGTATTCCGAAAGTGTGCAAGAGGCGCTTGGTCAAATGGGAGCGGAACTGACCAAGGAATGGATGGAACTGGATTATTCGGAGTACGAGCGGGTGGACGACAACTGGACCTATTCTCTGCTGCGCGGCAACTTTGACAACAATTATCTGTACCGTGCGTACATTGCGCTGGCCGCTTTTGGCACCAATGTACCGGAAGATGCGATTTATCCGAACAGCTACGTCGATGCGGACGGCGATACGCTGACCGGAGAAAATCAGTACCGGATTCATTTTGAAAAGGACCAGCTGCCGCCAGCCAAGGCATTTTGGAGTTTGACAGCCTATGACACCGATGGCTTCCTGGCAGACAATGCCGACCAGAAATATGCGGTCAAGAGTACGGATGACCTGTATTATAATCCAGATGGCTCGCTGGACATTTACATTCAAACGGAAAAACCAGAGGGGGAACAAGGAAAGAACTGGTTGCCTGTAAATCCGGCCACTTTCACACTGCACATGCGTGTTTACTGGCCGACCGACGAAGCCCTGGAAGGGAATTGGGACATTCCTCCGCTGGAAAAGGTGAGCGAGTGA
- a CDS encoding transketolase family protein, whose amino-acid sequence MVMLEKERHEEAQEMRAVFAEVMEELSQQDDRVVYLDADIINSIGMTKYWKAHPERTVNCGIQEANMIGMAAGMSATGLIPFTHTFGCFATRRVMDQVFLSAAYAKLNVRIIGSDPGVTAALNGGTHMPFEDMGLMRCIPEVTILEPTDSVMLADLLRQTKDLHGVFYIRLSRKKVQKIFADGSTFTIGKAAKLRDGNDVTIFATGISVADALRASDMLAAEHISAGVTNLFTIKPIDREAIAEAAQSTGAIVTAENHNVIGGLGSAVAEVLAETTPCALERVGVHDRFGEVGDVEYLKKTLHLTAEDIVLAAKRAIARKGK is encoded by the coding sequence ATGGTCATGTTGGAAAAGGAACGGCACGAGGAAGCGCAGGAGATGCGCGCCGTATTTGCCGAGGTCATGGAAGAACTCTCCCAGCAGGATGACCGCGTGGTCTACCTGGACGCCGATATCATCAACAGCATCGGAATGACGAAATATTGGAAGGCCCACCCGGAGCGCACAGTGAACTGCGGCATCCAGGAAGCGAACATGATCGGCATGGCAGCCGGCATGTCGGCCACCGGGCTGATTCCGTTTACCCATACATTTGGCTGCTTTGCCACCCGCCGGGTCATGGACCAGGTCTTCCTGTCCGCGGCATATGCCAAACTCAATGTTCGCATCATCGGTTCCGACCCGGGCGTGACCGCTGCCCTTAACGGCGGCACCCACATGCCGTTTGAAGATATGGGCCTGATGCGCTGCATCCCGGAAGTCACCATTTTGGAGCCGACCGATTCGGTCATGCTGGCCGACCTGCTGCGCCAGACCAAGGACCTGCACGGTGTGTTCTATATCCGCCTGTCGCGCAAGAAGGTACAGAAGATCTTCGCCGACGGCTCGACCTTCACCATCGGGAAGGCCGCCAAGCTGCGTGACGGCAACGATGTCACCATTTTTGCCACCGGCATTTCGGTTGCCGATGCGCTGCGCGCCAGCGATATGCTGGCCGCCGAGCACATCAGCGCCGGCGTAACCAACCTGTTTACCATCAAACCCATTGACCGGGAGGCGATCGCCGAAGCGGCGCAGTCGACCGGTGCGATCGTCACCGCGGAGAACCACAACGTCATCGGCGGTCTGGGTTCGGCTGTGGCCGAAGTGCTGGCCGAAACCACGCCTTGCGCCCTGGAACGCGTCGGCGTACACGATCGCTTCGGCGAAGTGGGCGATGTGGAATATCTCAAAAAGACGCTCCACCTGACCGCTGAGGATATTGTCCTGGCAGCCAAGCGGGCGATCGCCAGAAAGGGGAAATAA